In the genome of Croceimicrobium hydrocarbonivorans, one region contains:
- a CDS encoding M43 family zinc metalloprotease, which yields MKQIFLLTALSFSLLAAAQSNSDHNHNPDKCEFDHFYQESLEDPQALEEIKAAEQSIFEIAQNFKLENALQKNAGTNTIVYTIPVVVHVVYATQADNISVRQIEDGLRVLNEDYQRLNADASQTRSIFQGVASDMQIEFKLAKKDPQGNCTDGITRTQSSTSLSGTESAKIVKWNQERYLNIWVTRHVSNTTPQDPGGYTLGYSFFPRTNKVSGDGVILRHDQMGTIGTAAGNNSDGRTLTHEVGHYLALHHPFSGSCTGMGGANPVGLLGNAAQGDYCDDTPPVAQSNFGCNFGINSCSNDSPDLVDQIENYMDYADCPNMFTEDQKARVHAVLSSSSLRGTLVSVSNRTFTGLTSPPPCTPIAMVEAEKEVVCTNDTVQFYDISEEGDPTSWNWSFPGGTPATSTLENPTVVYANPGTYNVSLTVTNSAGTDNVTYTDLIHVKNSANPFFTTTWTESFENGTIPQVMTAVDGGDGSTFQPYTNGGSHQNMALILPRANNSLGELDELISPAINTANGNDLNLFFDFAFAATANDNEDQLEVYVSRDCGDTWIRRRFYSGGRLRTVANTSGNFVPTAAGDWATETINFNAYIGPNPILIKFVFENGGGNNFYIDNIRFGEGTDVSIEEYNAADMAIYPNPSRGQLKLSLSDLQDRDLQLSIVDLSGKSVFEMDLHSEGPSLDQELNLDLNSGIYLVQLRGENTSLVEKLIIE from the coding sequence ATGAAACAAATATTCCTGCTCACAGCCCTGTCTTTCTCATTATTGGCAGCGGCTCAAAGCAACTCTGACCACAACCACAATCCTGATAAATGTGAATTTGATCATTTCTATCAAGAGTCTTTAGAAGACCCACAAGCTTTAGAAGAGATCAAAGCTGCTGAGCAGAGCATTTTCGAAATCGCTCAAAATTTCAAATTGGAGAACGCGCTCCAAAAAAATGCAGGTACCAATACCATTGTATATACTATTCCGGTGGTGGTGCATGTAGTCTATGCCACTCAAGCCGATAATATTTCGGTTCGTCAAATTGAAGATGGTCTTCGTGTTTTAAATGAAGATTACCAACGCCTTAATGCTGATGCCAGTCAAACTCGCTCTATTTTCCAGGGTGTGGCTTCAGACATGCAAATCGAGTTTAAACTTGCCAAGAAAGATCCTCAAGGCAATTGCACCGATGGTATTACCCGTACTCAGAGCAGCACCTCTTTAAGTGGTACTGAATCTGCTAAAATTGTAAAGTGGAACCAAGAGCGCTACCTCAATATCTGGGTAACGCGTCATGTTTCCAATACTACTCCACAAGATCCCGGAGGTTATACCTTAGGCTACTCCTTCTTCCCACGTACTAATAAGGTATCTGGTGATGGGGTAATTCTTCGTCACGACCAAATGGGAACCATTGGCACAGCCGCTGGTAATAATAGCGATGGACGCACCCTTACCCACGAGGTGGGTCACTATCTGGCCCTGCATCATCCCTTTTCAGGTTCTTGTACCGGCATGGGTGGCGCTAATCCAGTGGGTCTTTTAGGTAACGCGGCACAAGGTGATTACTGTGATGACACCCCTCCGGTGGCTCAAAGTAACTTTGGTTGTAACTTCGGAATTAACAGCTGCTCTAACGATTCTCCTGATCTGGTAGATCAAATTGAGAACTACATGGACTATGCTGATTGCCCCAATATGTTTACTGAAGATCAGAAAGCACGTGTGCATGCCGTATTAAGCAGCAGCTCTCTTCGAGGCACTCTGGTTTCAGTATCTAACCGCACCTTCACTGGTTTAACCAGCCCCCCTCCATGTACTCCTATTGCCATGGTAGAGGCCGAAAAAGAAGTAGTGTGCACGAATGATACCGTGCAGTTCTACGATATTTCTGAGGAAGGTGATCCTACTTCTTGGAACTGGTCTTTCCCTGGAGGAACCCCAGCTACCAGCACCTTGGAAAACCCAACTGTAGTTTATGCCAATCCCGGAACCTACAACGTAAGCTTAACCGTTACCAATAGTGCCGGTACCGACAATGTTACCTACACCGATTTGATTCACGTTAAGAATTCTGCCAATCCTTTCTTTACCACAACCTGGACAGAAAGTTTTGAGAATGGAACCATTCCTCAAGTGATGACCGCAGTAGACGGTGGTGATGGCAGTACCTTCCAGCCTTATACCAATGGTGGTTCACATCAAAATATGGCCTTGATCCTGCCACGCGCCAATAACTCTTTGGGTGAACTGGACGAATTGATTTCTCCCGCTATTAATACCGCCAATGGTAATGATCTGAATCTTTTCTTCGACTTCGCATTTGCGGCCACTGCCAATGATAATGAAGATCAATTAGAGGTTTATGTTTCGCGCGATTGCGGTGATACCTGGATTCGTCGTCGTTTTTACAGTGGCGGTCGTTTACGTACCGTTGCCAATACCAGCGGAAACTTTGTACCTACCGCAGCAGGTGATTGGGCTACCGAAACCATTAATTTCAATGCCTATATCGGGCCTAATCCGATCCTTATCAAATTTGTATTTGAAAATGGTGGCGGTAACAATTTCTATATCGATAATATCCGCTTTGGCGAGGGTACTGATGTTAGCATCGAAGAGTACAATGCTGCCGACATGGCCATTTATCCTAACCCAAGCCGCGGTCAATTAAAACTCAGCTTAAGCGACCTTCAAGATCGTGATCTGCAATTAAGCATTGTAGACCTCAGTGGTAAAAGCGTATTCGAAATGGACTTACACAGCGAAGGCCCATCTTTGGATCAAGAACTGAATCTGGATTTGAATTCAGGTATCTACCTGGTTCAATTGAGAGGCGAAAACACCAGCTTAGTAGAAAAGCTAATTATTGAATAA
- the rplM gene encoding 50S ribosomal protein L13 codes for MNTMSYKTVSANSQTVDKKWVLVDAEGQTLGRLASRIAFLLRGKHKPNFTPHVDCGDNVIVLNADKVVLTGQKATEKQYVRHTEYPGGQRFTTPAELMMKNPIKVIENAVKGMLPKNRLGSELYRNLHAFVGTEHPHEAQKPEKIDINTIK; via the coding sequence GTGAATACAATGAGTTACAAAACGGTATCGGCCAACAGCCAAACCGTTGATAAAAAATGGGTTCTGGTTGACGCTGAAGGGCAAACATTAGGTCGATTGGCCTCCAGAATTGCCTTTTTACTGCGCGGAAAGCACAAACCCAATTTTACTCCTCATGTAGATTGTGGTGACAATGTAATCGTGCTTAATGCCGATAAAGTTGTTTTAACCGGTCAAAAAGCTACCGAGAAGCAATACGTTCGTCACACCGAGTATCCTGGTGGTCAGCGTTTCACTACTCCAGCCGAGTTGATGATGAAAAACCCTATCAAGGTGATCGAAAACGCGGTGAAAGGTATGTTGCCTAAAAATCGTTTGGGAAGCGAATTGTATCGTAACCTTCACGCCTTTGTTGGTACTGAGCATCCACACGAAGCTCAGAAGCCAGAAAAAATTGATATCAATACCATTAAATAA